In Zingiber officinale cultivar Zhangliang chromosome 1A, Zo_v1.1, whole genome shotgun sequence, a genomic segment contains:
- the LOC122039069 gene encoding putative disease resistance protein RGA1 has product MGLEPLQKILHQHIVKKKFLLVLDDVWSDDKSIWEKFCALLKVGAHGSKIIVTTRGMKVSKMVSLAEPILLHGLDEDAFWQLFNECSFGTLNPEDYPGLEDIGRKIVRKLNGSPLAAKTIGRVLRSNICQQHWATVMESDIWKAKQDEDDIMPALQLSYQYLDENLKHCFAFCSLFPIDHKFDKTELVRMWMAEGFINEDKNTKSMEDVGSDYFLEFVNSSFFQESRYHYEFWDGFGIRIVMHDLIHDLAEMISTEETCRIENSRHTKPASTTRHLRVEKEKLPLEFSGYNKLRTLVLKLSLPDSSLFEILRSIRVLVVSWCGLLELSERIGKLIHLRYLDISYSKIKILPDLLCDLYNLQTLKAEYCYELESIPQELGKLVNLRHFDISNNFKIKILPDSLCDLYNLQTLKVNGCSELESIPQELGKLVNLRHIDADKKIWLMIKDVWRLTNLQELPTFSVREDDELKLGQLKDLTQLHGTLCIQNLENVVDGKEAQRAKLKSKVHLKELVLEWNLRLDGAKDAKLDEEVIEVLQPHESLKILTIRWYNGGRSPSWLMPKVLPNLEKLELENCMEWDDVLPFIGQRLHLIELRMTGMPALKRLSHEFEGKCFPKLQVLKLCKFKALREWSCTEGKDLFPCLRELCVIDCPKLKRLPPFPPSLEMLTIECCPRLILNSKTEDDEEGGRHLPPSLKELKNMQNFCPTACTTLLDWK; this is encoded by the coding sequence ATGGGATTAGAACCTCTTCAAAAAATACTCCATCAGCATATTGTGAAAAAGAAGTTTCTGCTTGTTCTTGACGACGTGTGGAGCGATGATAAGAGTATCTGGGAGAAATTCTGTGCACTACTCAAAGTTGGAGCTCATGGTAGCAAAATCATTGTTACAACTCGGGGCATGAAAGTTTCTAAAATGGTTAGCCTGGCAGAACCAATCTTGCTCCATGGTTTAGACGAAGATGCCTTTTGGCAATTGTTCAACGAATGCTCATTTGGCACACTCAACCCTGAAGACTATCCAGGGCTAGAAGACATTGGTAGAAAGATTGTTCGCAAGTTGAACGGCTCACCATTAGCTGCAAAGACAATTGGCAGGGTTCTGCGATCAAATATATGCCAGCAACACTGGGCCACCGTAATGGAGAGTGACATATGGAAAGCaaaacaagatgaagatgatatTATGCCAGCTCTGCAGTTAAGTTATCAATATCTTGATGAAAATTTGAAGCATTGTTTTGCTTTTTGCTCGTTGTTTCCTATAGATCACAAATTCGATAAAACTGAGTTGGTTCGAATGTGGATGGCTGAAGGCTTCATTAATGAAGATAAAAACACAAAGAGTATGGAAGACGTTGGAAGTGACTATTTTCTTGAGTTTGTTAACAGTTCTTTTTTTCAAGAATCCAGATATCATTATGAATTTTGGGATGGATTTGGGATTAGAATTGTGATGCATGACCTTATACATGATTTAGCTGAGATGATTTCTACGGAAGAGACATGCAGGATTGAAAATAGCAGACACACAAAGCCGGCTTCCACAACTCGACATTTACgagtagaaaaagaaaaattgCCGCTGGAGTTCTCAGGATACAACAAGTTGCGTACCTTGGTGTTGAAACTTTCACTACCCGATAGCAGCCTCTTTGAAATACTAAGAAGCATTCGCGTTCTGGTTGTAAGTTGGTGTGGCTTGCTGGAGTTATCTGAGCGTATTGGTAAATTGATTCACCTCCGTTATCTTGATATATCatattctaaaattaaaattttgcctGACTTATTATGTGACCTTTATAATTTGCAAACACTGAAGGCAGAATATTGTTATGAACTAGAGTCCATACCACAAGAATTGGGTAAATTGGTCAATTTGAGACACTTTGATAtatcaaacaattttaaaattaaaattctgccCGACTCATTGTGCGACCTTTATAATTTGCAAACACTGAAGGTAAATGGTTGTTCTGAACTAGAGTCTATACCACAAGAATTGGGTAAGTTGGTCAATCTGAGACACATTGATGCAGATAAAAAAATTTGGTTGATGATAAAGGATGTATGGAGACTAACTAATCTTCAAGAATTGCCAACATTTAGTGTTCGAGAGGATGATGAACTCAAACTTGGACAACTAAAGGATTTGACACAGCTTCATGGAACACTTTGTATTCAAAATCTTGAGAATGTTGTTGATGGCAAAGAAGCACAGCGGGCTAAGTTAAAGAGCAAAGTCCACCTAAAAGAATTGGTGTTGGAATGGAATCTGAGATTGGATGGTGCGAAGGATGCCAAATTGGACGAGGAAGTAATTGAAGTTCTGCAGCCACATGAATCACTCAAAATATTGACAATTAGATGGTACAATGGAGGTAGGTCGCCTAGTTGGTTGATGCCAAAAGTTCTACCCAATTTGGAAAAACTTGAATTAGAAAATTGCATGGAGTGGGATGACGTTCTGCCATTTATTGGTCAACGTTTGCATCTAATTGAACTTCGCATGACCGGCATGCCTGCTTTGAAACGACTGAGTCATGAATTTGAAGGCAAGTGTTTTCCAAAGTTGCAAGTGCTTAAGTTATGCAAATTTAAAGCACTGAGAGAGTGGTCTTGCACTGAGGGCAAAGATCTATTTCCCTGCCTGCGTGAACTTTGTGTCATAGATTGTCCCAAACTAAAGAGATTACCGCCCTTCCCTCCTTccctagaaatgttgacaatagAATGCTGTCCCAGGCTCATATTAAATAGCAAAACGGAAGATGACGAGGAAGGTGGCCGCCATCTACCGCCGTCACTCAAGGAATTGAAAAATATGCAAAACTTTTGTCCGACTGCTTGCACAACCTTACTCGATTGGAAATAA